GTGTGGCGGCTTGTCGGCGCTAATCAAGGCAGGATTTGAAACGTTGGTGGAGGCAGGCTATCAACCTGAGTTGGCTTACTTTGAATGCTTGCATGAGGTGAAGCTAATTGTTGATTTGGTCGTAGAAGGCGGTTTAGCCCAAATGCGCGACAGCATTTCAAATACGGCTGAATACGGCGACTACACCCGTGGTCCTCGCATTGTTACCGAGTCCACTAAAGCCGAGATGAAGAAAATTCTCACCGAAATTCAGACTGGGCAATTTGCCCGCGAGTTTGTGCTGGAGAACGTTTCAGGCAAAGCAGGTTTCACCGCTATGCGCCGCCGCGAAGCCGAGCATCCCATTGAGGAAGTGGGGAAAGATTTGCGAGCGATGTTTAGCTGGTTGAAAAAGGTTTAGTCGCAAACTCAGGACGATCGCCAATCCAAGGTCTAGCTGCTTCCATTTGGGCAGCTAGAGCAATTAAGGTCACTTCATCGGCAGGTCTGCCTACAAGCTGCACGCCGATGGGTAGACCTTTGGGTGTAAATCCGGCAGGAATGGCGATCGCAGGTTGCCCCGTAGCATTGAACGGTGGACAAGGCGTTACCCAGTAAGCAACTTTATCGAAGATTTTGGGAGGACGCAGCTTGCTCCATTCACCTACTTGAATCGTGGGATACATAAAGATAGGCAGAACCAGAACATCCACATGATTGAAGCTGGCAACTAGTTTTCTGGCTAAGGTCTGCATTTTGGTGACGGCAGTGAGGTACTGACCACCTGATTTTTTGCGCGATCGCTTCAGCAAATATCGATTCATCTTGTCTAAGAAAAACCACGGTACGCCCACATCGACCCCAGCTTGCCAAACAGTAGAAATAGGTTCGAGTAAATCATTAAAATCGATAGAAACTAGCTCTGGATGGTGCCCCAAATCTTCTAAAAGCTGTACGGTACTCATCACTGATTGTTCGCAGACTGGATCGATCGCCCCCATCGGCGGCAGAAATGTGGCATAGCCCACTCGTAATTTCTGGAGCGGCTTACGGGTCGCCTCTAAAAATGAGTGAACGGGATCAGGGAGCCAGTAAGGATCACCTAGCACTTGCCCCGACATCACATCTAAAAGCGCCGCCGCATCTGACACTGTGCGCGCTAAAGGGCCGTGAGTTGCTAATCCACTCAGCACATCGCCCGTAGGCGCATGGGAAACCCGCCCTCTAGAAGGCTTAATACCCACTAAGCCACAGCAGCCAGCAGGGCCTCGAATAGAGCCGCCGCCATCAGAGCCTTGGACGATCGCACATAACCCTGCTGCCAAAGCCGCTGCTGCGCCCCCACTCGATCCGCCCGGTGTATAGTTCAAGTTCCAGGGGTTACGAGTTGGCGCAAAACCCCTAGCCTCGGTATAGGGCGTAGAACCCAGCGCCGAAGTCGCAGTTTTACCCAGCAGAATAAATCCTGCATTTCGCATTCGCCTAACAACCTCTGCATCTTGGGGAGGCTGCCGATCTTTCAGCACTTTCACGCCGTAGCTACAGGGCATGCCTGCCACAGGCGTAAGGTCTTTGATGGCAGTGGGGACACCAAAAAAAGGTGGTAGCTCTTCTGGATGCACAGTAGCTAAAAACTCGGTTTTAGCTTGGGCATCGTCTAAGGCTTGCTCAGCGGCGATCGTCCAGAAGCTACCCAGATGAGGATCAAGCTGCTGAATGCGATCGAGATAAAGCTGCACTAACTCAATGGGCGAAATTTCTTTGTGACGAATCAGCCGGGCTTGATCTAGAGCAGGGGTAAACGCCAAATCTACAGAGTCCATATTTTTACTCTCGGCTTGCTGGAAGGACAACTGCTGCTTGCTAAGCCTATCTAGCTGACTGCATACCTGGCTGAATGTAACAAAAAATGGTAGGGTCTAGCAGACTTTTTTGTCTAGGCTAAAATTCTGCTGGGGGTGTTGGCGGATGGCTAGTAAAGGGTGGCAGCGGTGGCACACTACCAGGCTGGGGCACAGGGCGATCGGGGAAGGCGCACTCTACAGTAATTTTAATATTGCAGCCTGCTGTACCCGTTGCAATATAGGGCACGCCACCCATGCCGCTAACATTAACGCCAAACTCTAGAGATACTTTTTTTACTTCAGCCAAAGACGCATCTCGAAACGCATTAAGCGTGTATTTGGTGTAGGTTTTAATGGTGCTTTCGATCGCCTTAAAACTT
The DNA window shown above is from Timaviella obliquedivisa GSE-PSE-MK23-08B and carries:
- a CDS encoding amidase; protein product: MDSVDLAFTPALDQARLIRHKEISPIELVQLYLDRIQQLDPHLGSFWTIAAEQALDDAQAKTEFLATVHPEELPPFFGVPTAIKDLTPVAGMPCSYGVKVLKDRQPPQDAEVVRRMRNAGFILLGKTATSALGSTPYTEARGFAPTRNPWNLNYTPGGSSGGAAAALAAGLCAIVQGSDGGGSIRGPAGCCGLVGIKPSRGRVSHAPTGDVLSGLATHGPLARTVSDAAALLDVMSGQVLGDPYWLPDPVHSFLEATRKPLQKLRVGYATFLPPMGAIDPVCEQSVMSTVQLLEDLGHHPELVSIDFNDLLEPISTVWQAGVDVGVPWFFLDKMNRYLLKRSRKKSGGQYLTAVTKMQTLARKLVASFNHVDVLVLPIFMYPTIQVGEWSKLRPPKIFDKVAYWVTPCPPFNATGQPAIAIPAGFTPKGLPIGVQLVGRPADEVTLIALAAQMEAARPWIGDRPEFATKPFSTS